In a genomic window of Periophthalmus magnuspinnatus isolate fPerMag1 chromosome 3, fPerMag1.2.pri, whole genome shotgun sequence:
- the atxn1l gene encoding ataxin-1-like, which translates to MKPAQERNQECLPPKKRDLPVTDSGAGATFGGGGRNAVGEEEVVSLQNSAAKSDAQGGAKTGEWLRAQPAEHYSVESSDSIPAVPVDQYSMLYKLALPSVTYTPSTLHPVLSHISPAYTVHSPLLQHPGLPYPHPLGYAQIPHSSLQFVTSPYAVPYAIPPGFVPGSLMSPTGSISQPHAVSHLVPYPPVVQEGVVSPPPQPQVAAHSFAKVPVSGVPFMLPSEQGPQQHLGSGLPGAELGSRGVPVFYHPHGVRASAASGIHQASEREMNGRDKCHGSREILTDVTHPVKNVHLPQSTSFSTQEETQTCRPEDRSSPCQRSTPDSDLEVQQVVGRLVSNVGRKEVSFAPLNLSQSTQRSKDVHGESTGSISGRNVHPTQSVKDSRMNSIQQQPASSGHAVVIANGQPVLIPLEYTAQHQSPTVQHNYPGLVNELPNRSFKASDSSAKVCLPERSSGESNIAHKPSVQPITDLTQSVAPTTSSTPSHFMKGAIIQLATGELKRVEDLQTQDFVRSAELSGGLKIDSSMVVNIHASQQRSGLVSLHFTVGEQQSKVTIDVPPEHPFFVFGQGWSSCSPERTAQLYGLPCHPLQVGDVCVSITLQQQQQKLPQMYPQQQAFSSTPSKSQPTPGSAHQIMGPPVSQQPRPPSHFRLDRMHRERQREGEKDGLEKEDAVQFVGHIEPSVRSSRVSAEHPRSHSSFHLHTEGSSAGQGVANLRRWSSPSLQRYNVKGDDGLRSPVNSARPSFIPQEVKLSIEGRSNAGK; encoded by the exons ATGAAACCAGCTCAGGAGCGTAACCAGGAGTGCCTCCCTCCAAAGAAGAGGGACCTGCCAGTCACTGACAGTGGGGCAGGGGCAACTTTTGGTGGAGGAGGTAGGAATGCTGTTGGAGAGGAGGAAGTTGTTTCCCTTCAGAATTCTGCAGCAAAGAGTGATGCTCAGGGAGGAGCTAAAACTGGAGAGTGGTTGCGGGCTCAGCCAGCTGAACATTATAGCGTGGAAAGTTCTGATAGTATACCAGCAGTGCCCGTTGACCAGTACAGTATGCTCTACAAATTAGCGCTTCCATCTGTTACATATACACCGTCCACTCTTCATCCAGTGTTAAGTCACATTTCTCCAGCCTATACTGTACACTCGCCACTCCTACAGCATCCTGGCCTCCCCTACCCCCATCCTCTTGGCTATGCTCAAATTCCTCATTCCTCTCTTCAGTTTGTTACCTCACCATATGCCGTACCGTATGCTATACCTCCTGGTTTTGTTCCAGGCTCATTAATGTCTCCCACAGGCTCTATTTCTCAACCCCACGCTGTGTCTCACTTGGTACCATATCCGCCAGTTGTGCAGGAAGGTGTTGTTTCCCCGCCTCCTCAGCCCCAAGTAGCTGCTCATTCGTTTGCTAAAGTTCCAGTGTCTGGTGTTCCTTTTATGCTGCCTTCAGAGCAAGGTCCTCAGCAGCATCTAGGCTCTGGTCTACCTGGAGCAGAGTTGGGCTCTCGGGGAGTGCCAGTGTTTTACCATCCACATGGTGTGAGGGCCTCTGCTGCCTCTGGTATTCATCAGGCAAGTGAGAGAGAAATGAATGGAAGAGACAAATGCCATGGATCTAGGGAGATTCTCACAGATGTTACCCACCCTGTGAAAAATGTACATCTGCCACAGTCAACCAGCTTCTCAACACAAGAAGAAACCCAGACATGTCGGCCAGAAGACAGAAGTTCACCATGTCAGCGGAGCACCCCAGACAGTGACTTGGAG GTGCAGCAAGTGGTTGGTCGTTTGGTGTCTAATGTTGGTCGAAAGGAGGTCTCCTTTGCTCCTTTGAACCTCTCTCAGAGCACACAAAGAAGTAAAGATGTCCATGGAGAGAGCACAGGAAGTATCTCTGGTCGTAATGTACATCCAACTCAGTCTGTGAAGGACTCTCGAATGAACAGCATCCAACAGCAGCCAGCATCATCAGGGCATGCAGTTGTGATAGCCAACGGTCAACCAGTCCTCATTCCCCTTGAGTACACTGCTCAGCATCAGTCACCCACAGTTCAGCATAACTACCCAGGATTAGTGAATGAGTTGCCTAACCGCAGCTTTAAAGCCTCAGATTCTTCTGCCAAAGTGTGCCTACCTGAAAGATCTTCAGGGGAATCTAACATAGCCCACAAGCCCTCTGTCCAACCCATTACTGACTTGACTCAGAGCGTAGCTCCCACCACATCATCCACCCCATCACATTTTATGAAGGGAGCTATTATCCAACTAGCTACTGGAGAACTCAAACGAGTAGAAGACCTGCAGACACAGGACTTTGTGCGAAGTGCAGAGCTAAGCGGCGGTCTAAAGATTGATTCTAGCATGGTGGTGAACATACATGCAAGCCAACAGAGATCGGGTCTAGTTTCGCTTCACTTCACAGTTGGAGAACAGCAAAGCAAAGTGACCATTGATGTTCCACCTGAGCACCCTTTCTTTGTTTTTGGACAAGGTTGGTCCTCCTGCAGCCCTGAACGCACAGCTCAGCTCTATGGTTTACCCTGCCATCCTCTTCAAGTAGGAGATGTTTGTGTGTCCATCACtctgcagcagcagcaacagaaaCTGCCACAAATGTATCCTCAACAACAGGCATTCTCCAGTACACCAAGCAAAAGTCAACCTACACCTGGATCTGCACATCAGATCATGGGGCCTCCTGTCTCTCAGCAACCTCGGCCTCCATCTCATTTTAGGTTGGACCGCATGCACAGAGAGAGGCAacgagagggagaaaaagatggGCTTGAAAAGGAGGATGCTGTGCAGTTTGTTGGGCACATTGAACCATCAGTTAGATCAAGCAGAGTTTCTGCAGAGCATCCAAGGAGCCACAGCAGCT
- the mtmr10 gene encoding myotubularin-related protein 10, protein MFSAKPIKPTFKSYLPPVQTEKPIDPPIKKVEPQLLLGEIVVNEVNFVRKCISNENGHDDLWGKLICTNFKVSFIPQEVSGKPSTHLSHLLLGEHDIPLTCLDQVVTVNDTRGKKKVLGSNQKLKFNPTELILYCKDLRIIRFCFDEAGPESAKKVCLAIAHYSHPADIHLLFGFEYQGRRYHEEKETEINGSIPRVGQQTVVFDRPSDWDREIKRTGATEWRVCAINECYSISQSLPEYIVVPASLADQDLRQLAVYFSDSRIPLWCWNHPNGSALVRMSNIADPIQQKKIERILNAITKSHPHHSEVIRVDLDKGLPNIQDIQSAFSKIRQICVIDPFEESEERWFSCIENSRWLEYVRAFLKQSAEIVYLMEGKSFSVLISEEEDRDLNCVVSSLVQLMLDPQYRTISGFQSLVQKEWVMAGHRFLDRCNHLKKNDKEECPLFLLFLDCVWQMINQYPAAFEFTETYLTVLTDSMWIPLFSTFLFNSCLQRTRHLLDFAKTKAIPPGEEQSVYFPPVWEWSQQFTAKEQTLFNNPMYVGKRAVCVHNGEVKTFRRTKKVYSASVKGILMSVANGLKDGEGTFGRRASFMSELKPEFSPVKDVVESPSELYFRDWFSRTVDLQGLLLPMILPSHIALWKLFFLRWVPEACIPKGGSITTYHKLCQLVDEIEMLQCKLRQYKGPSPGVTPEPSLSKPHSEQRRMYFNAGSSDEPHSLPDFLTSSFPFTPVGNLCRRSTLGTPISKFLNGAKIWLSTETLNDTV, encoded by the exons ATGTTTTCAGCAAAACCCATAAAGCCAACCTTCAAGTCCTATCTTCCTCCTGTGCAG ACAGAGAAGCCCATTGATCCGCCCATTAAAAAGGTGGAGCCCCAGTTACTTTTGG GAGAGATTGTAGTGAATGAAGTAAACTTTGTAAGGAAATGCATCAGCAATGAAAATGGTCATGATGATCTTTGGGGGAAGTTGATCTGCACCAACTTTAAGGTCTCATTCATTCCTCAAGAAGTCTCTGGAAAACCG agtacacatctGTCCCATCTCTTGCTCGGAGAGCATGACATCCCACTGACTTGTTTGGATCAAGTTGTAACAG TAAATGACACAAGGGGGAAAAAGAAAGTGTTGGGTTCAAACCAAAAGCTGAAGTTTAATCCCACTGAGCTCATCTTGTACTGCAAAGATTTGAGGATTATCAGGTTTTGCTTTGATGAAGCTGGTCCAGAAAGTGCCAAAAAG GTTTGCCTTGCCATTGCCCACTATTCACATCCAGCCGATATCCACCTTTTATTTGGCTTTGAATATCAAGGGCGGCGATATCATGAagaaaaag AAACTGAAATCAATGGGTCAATTCCAAGAGTGGGTCAACAGACTGTTGTGTTTGACCGTCCTTCTGATTGGGATCGAGAGATTAAAAGAACAGGAGCTACAGAGTGGAGAGTGTGCGCCATCAATGAATGTTACAGCATCTCTCAAAg TCTACCTGAGTACATTGTGGTACCAGCATCTCTGGCTGATCAGGATCTAAGACAGTTGGCGGTCTATTTCTCTGACAGCCGCATTCCT ctCTGGTGTTGGAATCACCCTAATGGTAGCGCTCTTGTCCGCATGTCCAACATTGCGGATCCaatacaacagaaaaaaattgaACG GATTTTAAATGCCATCACAAAAAGCCACCCCCATCACAGTGAGGTTATAAGAGTAGACCTGGACAAGGGCCTGCCAAACATCCAAGACATTCAGAGTGCCTTTTCTAAAATTAGACAGATCTGTGTTATTG ATCCTTTTGAAGAGTCAGAAGAGAGATGGTTTTCATGTATTGAGAACTCACGATGGCTTGAGTACGTGAGGGCCTTTCTAAAGCAATCTGCTGAGATAGTGTACCTCATGGAAGGAAAGAGTTTTTCTGTTCTCATTTCAg AGGAAGAAGATCGAGACTTGAACTGCGTTGTTTCTTCTCTGGTGCAGCTCATGCTGGACCCTCAATATCGCACCATCTCAGGCTTTCAAAGCTTGGTGCAGAAAGAATGGGTGATGGCAGGCCATCGCTTCTTGGATCGATGCAACCACTTAAAAAAGAATGACAAGGAAGAG TGTCCGTTGTTCTTGCTTTTCTTGGACTGTGTATGGCAAATGATTAACCAGTATCCAGCTGCATTTGAATTTACGGAGACCTACTTGACTGTGTTAACCGACAGCATGTGGATTCCACTCTTTAGTACCTTTCTATTCAACTCATGTCTTCAGCGTACAAGACATTTATTG gattTTGCCAAAACAAAGGCTATTCCTCCAGGGGAAGAACAAAGTGTTTATTTCCCACCAGTTTGGGAATGGTCACAACAGTTCACTGCCAAAGAACAAACTCTTTTTAACAACCCTATGTATGTAGGAAAACGCGCCGTGTGTGTTCACAACGGGGAAGTCAAAACTTTCAGACGCACAAAG AAAGTGTACAGTGCCTCCGTAAAAGGAATCCTAATGTCTGTGGCAAATGGACTCAAAGATGGAGAGGGAACATTTGGTCGCCGTGCATCTTTTATGTCTGAGCTGAAGCCGGAGTTCTCACCAGTGAAAGATGTGGTCGAAAGCCCATCAGAGCTTTATTTCAGAGACTGGTTTTCTCGAACTGTTGACCTGCAGGGGCTGTTACTTCCCATGATTTTGCCCTCACATATAGCTCTCTGGAAGCTCTTTTTTTTACGGTGGGTTCCTGAAGCCTGCATTCCAAAAGGGGGTTCCATAACAACATACCACAAGCTCTGCCAATTGGTTGATGAAATTGAAATGCTGCAGTGTAAGCTTAGGCAGTACAAAGGGCCAAGTCCTGGTGTCACTCCAGAGCCGAGCCTCAGTAAGCCACATTCAGAGCAGAGACGTATGTATTTTAATGCTGGCTCCTCAGATGAGCCCCACTCACTTCCTGACTTTCTTACCTCATCATTTCCCTTTACCCCAGTGGGGAACTTGTGCCGTCGTAGCACCCTTGGGACTCCCATAAGCAAGTTTCTGAATGGTGCAAAGATATGGCTTTCCACAGAAACTCTTAATGATACAGTCTGA